The Mariluticola halotolerans nucleotide sequence GGTGGCACCCACTGGATGGGGACGGATGAACTGGGTCGCGATATCTTTTCGCGCATTGTCTATGGCGCGCGCATTACCCTGACCATTGTCGCCCTGGTCGCGGTCATCGCCGCGCCGGTCGGGCTGCTGATCGGGGCCATTGCCGGCTATTTCGGCGGCTGGGTCGACCGGGTGATGATGGGCATTACTGATGTCTTTCTTTCCATGCCCAAACTCATTCTGGCGCTGGCCTTTGTTGCCGCCCTTGGGCCGGGCATCGAGAACGCGATCATCGCCATCGCCATTACCGCATGGCCCGCCTATGCCCGTATCGCCCGTGCGGAAACCCTGACCTTCCGGCATTCCGAATTCATTGCCGCCGTGCAATTGCAGGGGGCCTCGCCGTTTCGCATCATTGTCCGGCATATCCTGCCGCTCTGCACCTCCTCGATGATCATCCGCGTCACCCTTGATATGGCCGGGATCATTCTGACGGCGGCTGGGCTAGGCTTTATCGGGCTGGGCGCACAGCCGCCGCTGCCGGAATGGGGCGCGATGATTTCGCGCGGCCGCACCTTTATTCTTGATCAATGGTGGGTGGCGACCATGCCCGGTTTTGCCATTATTCTGGTCAGCCTCGGCTTTTGTTTTCTCGGTGACGGTTTGCGCGATGTGCTCGACCCCAAACAGGGAGACAAGCTTTGAGCACCCCCCTTCTTGAAGTCGACAACCTCCGCGTCAGCTTCCCCTCGCCGCAAGGCCGGGTGGAAGTGGTGCGCGGCATCTCGTTTTCCCTTGGCAAAGAACGCCTCGGCATTGTGGGGGAAAGCGGCTCGGGCAAATCCATGACCGGGCGCGCGATCCTTAAACTGATCCGTTCACCGGGCAAAGTGACTGCCGACAAGCTCATGTTCGATGGCATCGACATTCTGGCCCAAAGCGAAAAGCAGATGCGCGCCATTCGCGGCGCCCGCATTTCCATGGTGATGCAGGACCCCAAATTCTCGCTCAATCCGGTGATGACCGTCGGCGCACAGATTGCCGAGGCCCTCGTCACCCATACAAAATTGCCCCGCGCCGAAATCAAGGCACGGGTGCTCTCCATGCTCGAAGCCGTGCGCATCAATGATCCCGAACGGGTCGCCGGGCTTTATCCGCATGAGGTTTCGGGGGGCATGGGCCAAAGGGTGATGATCGCCATGATGCTGATCCCCGAGCCGGACCTGTTGATTGCGGACGAGCCGACCTCGGCGCTCGATGTTTCTGTGCAGGCGCAGGTGCTCGATATTATCGATGATCTGGTCACCTCCAAGGGCATGGGGCTGATCCTGATCAGCCATGACCTTAATCTGGTGTCGCGTTATTGCGACCGGATACTGGTGATGAACAGTGGCGAAGTGGTCGAGAGCTGCATCGCCAGCGAATTGTCCAACGCCCAACACCCCTATACCCGCGGCCTGCTCGCCGCGATGCCGCAAATGAATGAAACACGCGAAGAACTGCCGGTGCTTGACCGCAGCGCATGGGCGGGCACATGAGCGCCATAACCCTCACCGATCTCGACATTTCCTATGGCGAGACGCAAATCACCCATGACATCAACCTCTCCATTGCGACGGGCGAAAGCTTTGCTCTTGTGGGCGAAAGCGGCTCGGGCAAAACCACGGTTCTGCGCGCCATTGCCGGGCTGGCTCCGGAATGGACCGGGGGCATTTCGGTTTTGGGCCAAGAGCGCAGCCATGGCGTCGACCGGCAGTTTGCCCGGGTCTGCCAGATGGTGTTTCAGGACCCCTATGGCTCCCTGCATCCGCGCAAAACCGTCGATGCCAGCCTTGGTGAACCGCTTGCCATCCACGGCATTGGCAATCGCGGTGACCGGGTTGAGGCCATGCTGGAAGCCGTCGGGCTCGACCGGCGTTTCCGCTTCCGCTTCCCGCACCAGCTTTCGGGCGGCCAGCGCCAGCGCGTCGCCATTGCCCGCGCCCTGATGCTGGAGCCGAAAGTGCTGCTGCTTGATGAACCGACCTCGGCGCTTGATGTGTCGGTGCAGGCTGAAATCCTCAATCTCCTCAAGCGGCTGCGGCGCGAGCAGAACCTCACCTATCTGGTCGTCACCCACAACCTGCCGGTGGTCTCATTTCTGTGCGACCGGCTGGCGGTGATGCGCTATGGGCGGATCGTTGAGGTCGCCGATGTCGCACAATTGAAATCCGGCCAGCTGGCTGATGCCTATTCACGCGAATTGTTTGCGGCCAGCGGCGGCACTCTCGTTCAACAAATCCAGGACTAGTTTCATGACGACTGAAAATTTCGATGCCGCGCTGGCGCAATTCGACGCGGCCATCGCCACGGCCACGACGGCCATGGCCTGCTACAAGGTGTTGCAGACCCTGACCGAACAGATCGTCGGGGTGAAGCTCTTCACGGTCATGACGGTCGATATGACAGCCGAACTGGCCCGGCGCGCCTATACCAGCGACGCCGCCAATTATCCCGCCTCGGGCACAAAGCCGATCACTTATGATGACTGGTTTGAGATCGTCCATAAAAAGCGCAATCACTTCGTCGCCAACACGCTTGCCGACATTGCCAAGGTCTTTCCCGATTACGAACTGATCGGTTCGCTCGGCTGCGGCTCTGTGGTCAATTTGCCGGTGATTGCGGGCGATGAACTTCTGGCGACAGTCAACATGCTGCACGAAGAGCAATATTTCACACCGGAACGCGTCGACCTGATCACGAAATATCTGTCGATCCCGGCCAAGGCGGCCCATCTCGCCGCCCTCCGCCTCGGCAAATAACCAATAAAAAAACACCGCCCTCATCGGGGCGGTGTTTTGCAATCCATGCGGCGATCAGCCGGACATTCAGGCGAAGGCGGTGTCCTTGATGAACTTGCCGCCCTGCATGATGATCGGCATGTGCTGGCCCTGCCCTGTCAGCAAGGACAGGTCTTCGAGCGGGTTGCCGTCCACCACCACCAGATCCGCATAGGCGTCCGGCGCGATCGTGCCGATGCGGCCTTCCATTCGCAGCAGTTTCGCCGCCACATGGGTTGCCGAACCGATGACTTCCATCGCCGGCAGCACGCGCCCGCGAATGACAAATTCTTCGGACTGGTGCTGGTGCATTTCGCCCAAAAGGTCACTGCCATAAGCCATGAGCAGACCCGCCTCACGCATGATTTCCAGTGAGGCCATGCCGTTGAGGCGCACATTGTCCACCTTGGCAACCGAGGTTGCCGGCAGGCCGAACGAGGCTCCTTCACTGGCCAGTTTGTCATAGGTGACAAGTGTCGGCACGGCGATTGCGCCCTGCTCGGCGGCGAAATGGGCCGTATCACTTTCGATCAGGTTGCAATGTTCAAGCGAATGCACACCGCATTCCACGGCCCGGCGGATTGCCGCATCGGTGTAGAGATGGGCCGAAACATAGGTGCCCGCGTTTGCAGCTTCTTCCACCACGGCAGTCAGTTCAGCCCGCGAAAACCCGAGGAAATGGATCGGGTCGGTTGGCGAGGCAACGCCACCATTGGCCATGATTTTGATGAAATCAGCGCCGCCCTTGATCTCTTCACGCGCAGCCCGGCGCATTTCAGCATCGCCATCACACACACGCCCCAGAGTGCCCAGCCGGAACCCGGTCTTGATGGTGGGGCGGTCGTCAAACGGCCCGCGGAAATCGCAATGCCCGCCGGTCTGGCTCAATGCCTTGCCGGACAAAACCAGACGCGGTGCCGGAAACAGACCTTCCTCAGCTGCCACGCGCAACCCGCTATCGGCCCCGCCAACATCGCGGACGGTGGTGAAGCCACGGGCGAGCATGTCGCCCATGATGCGGATGGACCGGGCGGTGACCAGACTGTCAGGCAATTGCGCATTGCGCCCGAGATCGGCCAGCACAGCGACAACATGCACATGGCAATCGATCAGGCCGGGCATCAGCGTGCGCCCGCCCAGATCAATCACCCGCGCATCCGCTGAGGTGATCTTGTCCGCGACCTCGCGGATGATACCGCCCTCAACCAGCACCGATGTGGGTGCACCCGGCTCCGGCGCAGTGCCGTCAACAATGCGGGCATTGGTAAAAAGAATGGTCGACACGTTAAATACTCCGATTGGATGTGGCGCGCGCCTCGGCACGGGCCTGCAAGAAAGCGGGAACAAGAGCGGGGGCCAGCTGTTCGACCAGCGCCACCTGTTCTTCGCGATAATAATGTTCCGGGGCCAGCAGGTTAAGCGTACCAATCACCGCATCATCATAAATGACCGGGACATTGATCACCGAACCCAGCCCCATGCTCTCAATCAGTTCGTGATCGAAAAAGGCCCAGCGAATGGCTTCCTTGTCATAACCGATAAAGGGCTGCTTGTTTTTCAAAACCAGATCACCCCAGGGCGTTGGTCCCATCAGCTTGCGGCCGGATACCGGATATTCCTCGGGCCGGTTGGAATAGATGCGGGCCACTTCCTGCCCATCGACATACAAGAGGGTGAACAGCTCATGGCCAACCAGTTCCTTGCACAGATCATCAAGTGCCTTGAACACGGGCAGCGGCTGGCCTTTTTCGGCCTGGGCTGCGAGCAGAGTGGAGAGCGGTTTGTTTGTCATATTTTGGGTGCCGGTATAATGCGCTCAGGCAATAGCCCGCGCGGTTTGAAACGAAGAACCAGAAGCAGTGCGGTGCCGATCATGATTTCACGAACGGCGGCGAACTGGGCTGGCGCGAAATCGGGCAGCAGGTCGGGCACGAAACGGGTGAGTTCGAGGAAGAACACCACCAGATAGGCGCCCAGCACACCTCCTGCGGGCCGGCCAACGCCACCGGCAGCAACTGCCAGAAAGATGTAAATGGTGATCAGCGGCTGGAAATGATCCGGCGAGACATAGGACTGGAAATGCGCGTAAAGCGCACCGGCCAGGCCGGCAATCGCCGCGGACAGGGCAAAGGCCTGCACCTTGAAGCTCAATACATTCTTGCCCGCAAAGGCCGCCAGTTCCTGATCTTCACGGATTGCTTTCATCGCGCGGCCATAAGGCGACCGGTCGATACGGCGCAACAAGGCCCAGACGATCAGCACAATGAAGCAGACCATCACCATGTAGAACAGGTTGAACCCCTGATTGCCGAGCACGGATTTTAGCGGGGCCTGAATGCCCGAAATACCGTCCGAGCCATTGGTCAACCAGCGCTCATTGAGCGCGACCAGACGAATGACCTCGGCAAGTCCGAGCGTCACGATGGCCAGATAATCATCGCGCAGGCGCGTGGTGGCCAGCGTGACGATGAAACCGGCGACGGCACCAACGACAATCGCTGCGCCCCAGCCCACCAGAATTGGCGTGCCAGCCCCGGTCAGAATGGCAGAGGTATAAGCACCGATGGCAAAGAAACCAACGAGGCCGAGATTAACAAGGCCGACGCCGCCCCAGATGAGGTTGAGGCTCAGCGCCAGCAGCGCGTAAACACCGCCAATAGTCAGGGCGAAGATAAAATATGCAAGCATCAGGCAGCCCTCTCGCCGAATATGCCGCGCGGACGCAGGGTGAGCACCAGCAGAATGGCGATAAAGCCAACCGCAGAACGATAGGTGGCCGGTATGACTAGAAGCGCACATTCCTCGGCAATACCGATAACCAGCGCCCCGGCCACAGCCCCCGGAATTGAGCCAAGACCGCCCAGAACCGCTGCCGCAAATACGGTCAACAGCACACGGTAGCCGAGCATGGGATCAATCGAGGCATCCAGCCCGATCAGAACACCGCCCGTACCCGCAAGACCTGCGCCAAGAAACACCGTCAGAATGGCGACCTTGGCCGGATCGATGCCCTTGAGACGGGCCAGATCGGCATTGTCTGCCACAGCCCGCATGGCCTTACCGAACCGGGTAAACCTGAGGAAAGCAAACATGGCGGCCATAATGGCAATGGCGATCATGAGACTTTGCAATTGCTGCGGACCAACCCTGAGGCCGAGAAAACGCCAGTCGGGCACAATCGGCAGGTCATAGCCGCGCAGATCATTGCCGAAATAGAGCCGCACGATGTTCTCAAGAACAACATTGAGCGCGATAGAACCGATTGCCACTGTCAGGGCGCCCGAACCGCGCAACCCTTTCAGGGCTGTCTCCTCTGCCGCCATGCCGGCAAAGCCGGCAACGGCAAAGGCGACGATGAGTGCCGGCAAAACGCCGGCACCCAAATGAACATTTACCCACCAGGCTGCAAAGGCTCCGATAGTGGCGTAGGCAGCGATCGCAAAGTTGGGAAAGCGCAACACCGCAAAAATCGCGGTGAAGCCAATGGCCGGCACCGCAATCAGGGTGCCGTTCATTATGCCATTCAACAAGGCCTGCAACAGGATGGTCATGCTCTGCGCTTACCGTTAGGCGATGTTGATGAAGGAGAACTTGCCGTCGAGCACCTGCTCGTAACGGAAGCTGCTGTCGGAGATATCACCCGTGTCGGTGAAATCGCACGGACCGCTGGCACCGTCATAATCGACAGCCTTGCCTTCAGCGATAAGCTTCAGCCCGTCAATGGCATTGTCGACCTTGGTGCCGCCTTCGCCCTGGCTGACAGCGCGCACGCTATCCTTGATCGCGGTGCCGGTGCTCTCGCCGGCTGCTGCCATTGCCATGATGATCAGATTGATCTGGTCATAGACCTGCACGGTGTAGGGATCCGGGCTTTCAACGCCGATCATGTCGACGAGGCGCTTGTAGGCAGTCGAATTTTCATTCGAGGAGGGTGCAATTGTGTAGCAGCCTTCAACGACTTCTTTTTGCACGCCATCGAGCACCTGCTGGTTCACAGCATAGGCGAAGGCAATCTTGGTGCCTTCAAAACCGGCGCGATAAAGTTCCTTGAGCATGACAGTGGTGTCCGGTGCATAGCCGCCAAGCACAACCGCATCAGGATTGAAGCGCATGATCTCGTCGACTTCGGAGCGGTAGGAAGGCTTCTTGTCATCATAGACCAGCGAGGCTGCTTCGCCGCCGCCTGCTTCAACAGCCTTGGCCATGTTGGTGTACTGGCTTTCAGCGAACGGGGTCTGCGGGGAGACGAAGAACACGCGCTTGGCACCCTTTTCCAGCGCGAATTCGCCAAACTTGCGGCCCTGCAGCGTGGTGTTCGGCTGGGTGCGCACAAGGTAACCGTTATGGGGCAGTTCAGTGATTGCATCAGCGCCGGAAACGGTGGCGAGGAAGGTGCCCGATTCCCAGCACAACGGGGCAACGGCTGTGGTCACCGAGGAGGCCCAGGTGCCCAGAATGGCGGAGACCTGATCCACATCGATCAGCTTGCGCGCGGCGCGGACACCGGCTTCGGGGTTGGTCTGGTCGTCTTCGGAGATCAGCTCGATCTGCTTGCCGAGCACGCCGCCGGCGGCATTAACCTCGTCGACAACGGCCTGGGCCGTCTGGGTCATGATGGGGCCATAGGGGCCACCAGCGCCGGTGAGCGGGGTCAGTGTACCGATCTTGATAACCTCGCCCTCTGCGCGGGCTGCGGACGGCATCATCGCCAGGCCAACGAGCGCTGTTGAGGCACCAAGGAAACTTCTGCGATTGACTGCATATTTGGTCATTATTTTACCCTTGTTTTTGCACTTGCTTAGTCATTCAGTTTTGGATCACCCGCCGAGAAAGAGACGGCGGATTTCGGGGTCAACGGCAAGATCAGGTCCCGCCCCCTCAGCGGATTCCTTGCCGGATACGAGGACATATCCACGCGTGGATATGGCCAAAGCTTCGACCGCATGCTGCTCGACCATCAAAATGGGCAGTCCGGTCTGGTTGAGTGCCGTGATGGCGTCGAAAAGTTCTTCTGCGGCGCGAGGCGACAGGCCCGCGGTCGGCTCGTCGAGCAGCAGAAGCGTCGGGGCGGTCATCAGGCCCATGGCCATGGCAAGGATTTGCCGCTGGCCGCCCGACAGCGTGCGCGCCAGATCACCGCGTTTTCCCGCCAGCATCGGATAGCGGTCAAACATTTCCGCCATGCGGGTCTTGCCGCCAGTGCTGTCCTGATAGGCACTGATCTCAAGATTTTCCGCGACCGAAAGCGAGCCGAAAATATTGCGTTCCTGGGGCACAAAGCTGATGCCCGACTTGGTGCGGCCAACGGCGCTCTCGCTGGTGACATCCCGGCCCTCAAGCACAATCTTGCCTTCTCGGGCGGGCACCAGGCCGGCAACCACTTTCAGCAATGTCGATTTTCCGGCGCCATTGGGGCCGATAATGGTGACAATCTCACCGGGTTCGACCCGGATCGAGGCCTCC carries:
- a CDS encoding ABC transporter substrate-binding protein, yielding MTKYAVNRRSFLGASTALVGLAMMPSAARAEGEVIKIGTLTPLTGAGGPYGPIMTQTAQAVVDEVNAAGGVLGKQIELISEDDQTNPEAGVRAARKLIDVDQVSAILGTWASSVTTAVAPLCWESGTFLATVSGADAITELPHNGYLVRTQPNTTLQGRKFGEFALEKGAKRVFFVSPQTPFAESQYTNMAKAVEAGGGEAASLVYDDKKPSYRSEVDEIMRFNPDAVVLGGYAPDTTVMLKELYRAGFEGTKIAFAYAVNQQVLDGVQKEVVEGCYTIAPSSNENSTAYKRLVDMIGVESPDPYTVQVYDQINLIIMAMAAAGESTGTAIKDSVRAVSQGEGGTKVDNAIDGLKLIAEGKAVDYDGASGPCDFTDTGDISDSSFRYEQVLDGKFSFINIA
- a CDS encoding ABC transporter ATP-binding protein, coding for MSLLTAENIVAGYGAAERILKEASIRVEPGEIVTIIGPNGAGKSTLLKVVAGLVPAREGKIVLEGRDVTSESAVGRTKSGISFVPQERNIFGSLSVAENLEISAYQDSTGGKTRMAEMFDRYPMLAGKRGDLARTLSGGQRQILAMAMGLMTAPTLLLLDEPTAGLSPRAAEELFDAITALNQTGLPILMVEQHAVEALAISTRGYVLVSGKESAEGAGPDLAVDPEIRRLFLGG
- a CDS encoding branched-chain amino acid ABC transporter permease; protein product: MLAYFIFALTIGGVYALLALSLNLIWGGVGLVNLGLVGFFAIGAYTSAILTGAGTPILVGWGAAIVVGAVAGFIVTLATTRLRDDYLAIVTLGLAEVIRLVALNERWLTNGSDGISGIQAPLKSVLGNQGFNLFYMVMVCFIVLIVWALLRRIDRSPYGRAMKAIREDQELAAFAGKNVLSFKVQAFALSAAIAGLAGALYAHFQSYVSPDHFQPLITIYIFLAVAAGGVGRPAGGVLGAYLVVFFLELTRFVPDLLPDFAPAQFAAVREIMIGTALLLVLRFKPRGLLPERIIPAPKI
- a CDS encoding ABC transporter ATP-binding protein, whose amino-acid sequence is MSTPLLEVDNLRVSFPSPQGRVEVVRGISFSLGKERLGIVGESGSGKSMTGRAILKLIRSPGKVTADKLMFDGIDILAQSEKQMRAIRGARISMVMQDPKFSLNPVMTVGAQIAEALVTHTKLPRAEIKARVLSMLEAVRINDPERVAGLYPHEVSGGMGQRVMIAMMLIPEPDLLIADEPTSALDVSVQAQVLDIIDDLVTSKGMGLILISHDLNLVSRYCDRILVMNSGEVVESCIASELSNAQHPYTRGLLAAMPQMNETREELPVLDRSAWAGT
- a CDS encoding branched-chain amino acid ABC transporter permease; this encodes MTILLQALLNGIMNGTLIAVPAIGFTAIFAVLRFPNFAIAAYATIGAFAAWWVNVHLGAGVLPALIVAFAVAGFAGMAAEETALKGLRGSGALTVAIGSIALNVVLENIVRLYFGNDLRGYDLPIVPDWRFLGLRVGPQQLQSLMIAIAIMAAMFAFLRFTRFGKAMRAVADNADLARLKGIDPAKVAILTVFLGAGLAGTGGVLIGLDASIDPMLGYRVLLTVFAAAVLGGLGSIPGAVAGALVIGIAEECALLVIPATYRSAVGFIAILLVLTLRPRGIFGERAA
- a CDS encoding GAF domain-containing protein, with the translated sequence MTNKPLSTLLAAQAEKGQPLPVFKALDDLCKELVGHELFTLLYVDGQEVARIYSNRPEEYPVSGRKLMGPTPWGDLVLKNKQPFIGYDKEAIRWAFFDHELIESMGLGSVINVPVIYDDAVIGTLNLLAPEHYYREEQVALVEQLAPALVPAFLQARAEARATSNRSI
- a CDS encoding metal-dependent hydrolase family protein — encoded protein: MSTILFTNARIVDGTAPEPGAPTSVLVEGGIIREVADKITSADARVIDLGGRTLMPGLIDCHVHVVAVLADLGRNAQLPDSLVTARSIRIMGDMLARGFTTVRDVGGADSGLRVAAEEGLFPAPRLVLSGKALSQTGGHCDFRGPFDDRPTIKTGFRLGTLGRVCDGDAEMRRAAREEIKGGADFIKIMANGGVASPTDPIHFLGFSRAELTAVVEEAANAGTYVSAHLYTDAAIRRAVECGVHSLEHCNLIESDTAHFAAEQGAIAVPTLVTYDKLASEGASFGLPATSVAKVDNVRLNGMASLEIMREAGLLMAYGSDLLGEMHQHQSEEFVIRGRVLPAMEVIGSATHVAAKLLRMEGRIGTIAPDAYADLVVVDGNPLEDLSLLTGQGQHMPIIMQGGKFIKDTAFA
- a CDS encoding ABC transporter ATP-binding protein, with amino-acid sequence MSAITLTDLDISYGETQITHDINLSIATGESFALVGESGSGKTTVLRAIAGLAPEWTGGISVLGQERSHGVDRQFARVCQMVFQDPYGSLHPRKTVDASLGEPLAIHGIGNRGDRVEAMLEAVGLDRRFRFRFPHQLSGGQRQRVAIARALMLEPKVLLLDEPTSALDVSVQAEILNLLKRLRREQNLTYLVVTHNLPVVSFLCDRLAVMRYGRIVEVADVAQLKSGQLADAYSRELFAASGGTLVQQIQD
- a CDS encoding GAF domain-containing protein, coding for MTTENFDAALAQFDAAIATATTAMACYKVLQTLTEQIVGVKLFTVMTVDMTAELARRAYTSDAANYPASGTKPITYDDWFEIVHKKRNHFVANTLADIAKVFPDYELIGSLGCGSVVNLPVIAGDELLATVNMLHEEQYFTPERVDLITKYLSIPAKAAHLAALRLGK
- a CDS encoding ABC transporter permease, whose amino-acid sequence is MASTRDWLLDDSPASLLQANLGRSYRIVLALMRNPLAVVGAFIIFVLIITAMFAPLIAPFSPIGQDLGNRLQPPGGTHWMGTDELGRDIFSRIVYGARITLTIVALVAVIAAPVGLLIGAIAGYFGGWVDRVMMGITDVFLSMPKLILALAFVAALGPGIENAIIAIAITAWPAYARIARAETLTFRHSEFIAAVQLQGASPFRIIVRHILPLCTSSMIIRVTLDMAGIILTAAGLGFIGLGAQPPLPEWGAMISRGRTFILDQWWVATMPGFAIILVSLGFCFLGDGLRDVLDPKQGDKL